From Panthera uncia isolate 11264 chromosome E1, Puncia_PCG_1.0, whole genome shotgun sequence, one genomic window encodes:
- the MCRIP1 gene encoding mapk-regulated corepressor-interacting protein 1, with protein MTSSPVSRVVYNGKRNSSPRSPPSSSEIFTPAHEENVRFIYEAWQGVERDLRSQMSGSERGLVEEYVEKVPNPSLKTFKPIDLGDLKRRSTPDAKKS; from the exons ATGACCAG TTCCCCCGTCTCCAGAGTCGTCTACAACGGCAAGAGGAACAGTAGCCCCCGCTCTCCCCCCAGCAGCAGCGAGATCTTCACCCCGGCCCATGAGGAGAATGTGCGCTTCATTTACGAAG cCTGGCAGGGAGTGGAGCGAGACCTGCGGAGCCAGATGTCGGGCAGCGAGCGGGGCCTGGTGGAGGAGTACGTGGAGAAGGTCCCCAACCCCAGTCTgaaga CCTTCAAGCCCATCGACCTGGGTGACCTGAAGCGCCGGAGCACGCCTGACGCCAAGAAGTCCTGA